Proteins co-encoded in one Spirosoma endbachense genomic window:
- a CDS encoding porin family protein, giving the protein MKSSVNALFTAAILTIGVYVSTTTDTLAQGRVRAGIKGGLNASSLYYDSQGVTNKNERIGFHLGVFAQAPLGEFFAIQPELLYTTKGASADYNVLGFNGKNTFRLNYAELPVLATFKLGQSVELQAGPYVSYLLNSDVNSNGDFGTGTSAINRDNFNKVDYGLAGGLNVYFGKAFIGARYEQGLQNIANSGAARTVLGNAKNGVGLLSVGFSFN; this is encoded by the coding sequence ATGAAAAGCTCAGTGAATGCTTTATTTACGGCTGCTATTTTAACGATTGGTGTCTATGTATCAACAACCACCGATACATTGGCTCAGGGTCGTGTTCGGGCCGGTATTAAAGGCGGTCTGAACGCCAGTTCTCTCTACTATGATAGCCAGGGCGTCACCAACAAGAACGAACGAATTGGCTTTCATTTAGGTGTATTTGCCCAGGCTCCCCTTGGCGAGTTCTTTGCCATCCAGCCAGAGTTACTTTATACAACGAAAGGGGCATCGGCAGATTATAATGTGTTAGGGTTTAACGGTAAAAACACGTTTCGGCTCAATTACGCGGAACTTCCTGTTTTAGCAACCTTCAAATTAGGTCAGTCTGTTGAATTACAGGCGGGGCCCTACGTGTCTTACCTGCTAAACTCAGACGTCAATTCTAACGGTGATTTTGGCACGGGAACCTCTGCCATCAATCGGGATAATTTCAACAAAGTTGATTATGGCCTTGCTGGTGGTCTGAATGTCTATTTTGGTAAAGCCTTTATCGGCGCCCGGTATGAACAGGGACTACAAAATATTGCGAATAGCGGAGCTGCCCGTACGGTATTAGGCAATGCTAAAAACGGTGTAGGACTATTATCAGTAGGTTTTAGTTTTAATTAA